In Rhododendron vialii isolate Sample 1 chromosome 9a, ASM3025357v1, the following are encoded in one genomic region:
- the LOC131301764 gene encoding D-2-hydroxyglutarate dehydrogenase, mitochondrial-like, which produces MKRRCLLQIQIGCRNTKAQAIFYFNLGPEEVSRILKYCNSRCLAVVPQGGNTGLVGGSVPVFDEVIINMGSVKNIISFDKVSGILVCEAGCILENLVPFLDNQGFVMPLNLGAKGSCQIGGNVSTNAGGLCFVRYGSLHGNVLGLEAVLANGTLLDMLGTLRKDNTGYDLKHLFIRSEGSLGIISKVSILTPPKLSSVNLAFLACKDYVSCQRKSSHVLLHCLFTLRVLCMEQVLNHLEGVRNPLPPPMHNFYVLIETTGSDQSYDKEKLEAFLLRSMEVGLISDGVLAQDINQAFSFWSIHEGIPEALMKAWAVYKYDLSLPIEKMYDLVEEMRMRLGPAAKVIGYGHLGDGNLHLNISLPEF; this is translated from the exons GTCTCTCGGATTCTGAAATACTGTAATTCCAGATGTCTGGCAGTTGTTCCTCAAGGTGGAAATACAGGTCTTGTAGGGGGAAGTGTACCTGTTTTTGATGAG GTAATTATCAATATGGGTTCCGTGAAGAACATCATTTCTTTTGACAAG GTAAGTGGTATCCTGGTATGTGAAGCGGGATGCATATTGGAGAACCTGGTACCTTTCCTGGATAACCAAGG ATTTGTTATGCCCCTGAACTTGGGGGCGAAAGGAAGCTGCCAAATTGGTGGCAATGTTTCTACTAATGCTGGTGGTTTGTGCTTTGTCCGCTATGGATCACTTCATGGGAATGTACTTG GTCTTGAAGCTGTTTTAGCAAATGGTACTTTGCTTGACATGCTTGGGACACTACGCAAAGATAACACAGGGTATGACCTGAAGCATTTGTTTATAC GAAGTGAAGGGTCATTGGGGATTATATCTAAGGTATCCATACTTACACCTCCGAAGCTGTCTTCAGTAAATCTGGCTTTCCTTGCTTGTAAAGATTATGTCAGCTGCCAG AGAAAAAGTTCGCATGTGCTGTTGCACTGCTTGTTTACACTGCGTGTTCTTTGCATGGAACAGGTTCTTAATCATTTAGAAGGTGTTCGAAATCCTTTGCCTCCCCCAATGCACAACTTTTATGTCCTGATTGAGACAACAGGAAGTGATCAATCTTATGACAA AGAGAAGCTTGAGGCCTTCCTACTTCGTTCTATGGAAGTTGGTTTGATATCTGACGGTGTTCTAGCCCAAGACATAAATCAGGCGTTTTCCTTTTGGAGTATTCATGAG GGTATACCTGAAGCGTTAATGAAAGCATGGGCTGTATACAAATATGATTTGTCACTTCCTATTGAAAAGATGTACGATCTTGTTGAGGAAATGCGAATGCGTCTTG GTCCTGCAGCCAAAGTAATCGGCtatggacaccttggagatggTAACTTGCATCTTAATATATCACTTCCGGA GTTTTAG
- the LOC131301763 gene encoding benzyl alcohol O-benzoyltransferase-like: protein MAVSSTAGLVFTVRRKTPELVAPAKSTPHEYKPLSDIDDQEGLRFHIPVIQFYRKDGAMEGRDPVKVIREAVAKTLVWYYPFAGRLRELGAGRKLMVDCTGEGVLFIEADADVTLDHFGDALQPPFPCLDQLLYDVPGSGGVLDCPLLLIQVTRLGCGGFIVALRLNHTMSDAPGLVQFMEAVGEVARGADSISVQPVWQRELLSARNPQHVTCTHHEYDEVPDTKGTIIPLDDMAHRSFFFGHKEVSALRKFVPPHLQDKCSTFEVLTACLWRCRTIALQPDPEEEVRILCVVNARGKFNPPLPVGYYGNAFAFPVAMSTAGKLCQNPLGYALELVMKAKADVTEEYMRSLADLMVIRGRPHFTVVRSYLVSDVTRAGFRDVDFGWGKAAYGGPAKGGVGAIPGVASFYIPFTNKNGETGIVVPFCLPGPAMDRFMIQLDSMLNSKNPTKNGKTSITSAM, encoded by the exons ATGGCAGTATCGAGCACTGCTGGTTTAGTGTTCACAGTGAGAAGGAAGACACCTGAGTTGGTGGCGCCGGCAAAGTCCACACCTCATGAATACAAACCACTCTCGGACATCGACGACCAAGAAGGGCTTCGGTTTCATATCCCAGTCATACAATTTTATCGCAAGGATGGAGCGATGGAAGGGAGAGACCCCGTGAAGGTGATAAGAGAGGCAGTCGCAAAGACGCTGGTGTGGTACTACCCATTCGCGGGTCGGCTGAGGGAATTAGGAGCAGGGCGGAAGCTGATGGTGGACTGTACTGGTGAAGGAGTACTGTTCATCGAAGCCGATGCTGATGTTACGCTGGACCATTTTGGTGACGCACTTCAACCTCCATTCCCCTGCTTGGACCAACTCCTTTATGATGTCCCCGGCTCCGGAGGCGTCCTTGACTGCCCTTTGCTTCTTAttcag GTGACCCGGCTAGGGTGTGGTGGTTTCATCGTAGCTCTACGTCTCAATCATACAATGAGCGACGCGCCCGGGTTAGTTCAGTTTATGGAGGCCGTGGGTGAAGTAGCACGAGGAGCAGATTCCATATCCGTGCAGCCCGTTTGGCAGAGGGAGCTGCTAAGTGCTAGGAACCCACAGCACGTGACGTGCACACACCACGAGTATGACGAGGTGCCCGACACCAAGGGAACTATCATCCCGCTAGATGACATGGCTCACCGTTCTTTCTTTTTCGGGCACAAAGAGGTCTCCGCACTCCGCAAGTTTGTCCCACCCCACCTCCAAGACAAGTGTTCAACATTTGAGGTGCTAACGGCTTGCCTGTGGAGATGCCGCACCATTGCGCTTCAGCCTGACCCAGAGGAAGAAGTTCGCATCCTTTGCGTTGTGAATGCACGGGGCAAGTTCAACCCACCCTTGCCCGTTGGATACTATGGCAATGCCTTTGCATTCCCTGTGGCCATGTCTACAGCGGGTAAGTTGTGCCAAAACCCGTTGGGATATGCATTGGAGTTGGTGATGAAGGCCAAAGCTGATGTTACAGAAGAGTATATGAGATCGCTGGCAGACTTAATGGTGATCAGAGGGCGACCCCATTTCACTGTGGTAAGAAGCTACCTCGTGTCGGACGTAACCCGTGCTGGTTTTAGGGATGTGGATTTTGGGTGGGGTAAAGCGGCTTATGGTGGGCCAGCCAAAGGAGGAGTAGGGGCCATCCCCGGTGTGGCTAGCTTCTACATACCTTTCACTAACAAGAATGGTGAGACTGGGATTGTGGTGCCCTTTTGCCTGCCAGGACCGGCCATGGACAGATTTATGATTCAACTTGACAGCATGCTAAATTCGAAAAATCCAACCAAGAATGGCAAAACTTCTATTACATCTGCCATGTGA